The Falco naumanni isolate bFalNau1 chromosome 1, bFalNau1.pat, whole genome shotgun sequence genome window below encodes:
- the LCORL gene encoding ligand-dependent nuclear receptor corepressor-like protein isoform X4 — MDEKCSFCNLHKETVSDRASVIGSSQSTPTEELSSQGQSNTDKIECQAENYLNALFRKKDLPQNCDPNIPLVAQELMKKMIRQFAIEYISKSSKIQENRNGSSFEPSLICKSIQMNQTENSLQEEQDSPLDLTVNRTQEQNTQQGDGVLDLSTKKSARLEEPKYDPLCSENSVSGSSSTADANSEETANLEKGKSTLNKVLESFCSYHWQQTLAMLKFLIQDENVPIVCSCKQTHLVHSETPNSLTEEDVHISFCNCNGHMLTKRCCLQNQQPNTCLPPLSVCIKDFHSLSCQAVAMGCIKTMMNKACSSHKYCAEQMQNCNRHSVKAAACTYSTKDCDLLNSIKNSNRSRSPSPPPLSPVQSKEFESLEGSVIDFPTLDNDKLEISINQPPSLLPAEGNAGEFEYEGRTCRGKETKYSDGMLLATDQESNNYYVTSEKAEKGEHSYIFQDLMDRINEKLKSIDTTDIATNLLKLSSSDRAPENDVKLGDFITSLLHNAKASDYSFMELLRQHDKQMENKIIQTRFRKRQETLCAMYNSPDSPFIRRQSLQIKRELASLDETLVRKKSISERNAKKSTKKLDKIYPNKRQSFTVVEDDTLQHFESNPYVNCQTKPMCFPVHQTESFELPLTNFQTSSSFLVLSENSAVAASQVKLANTQGDYATLKETDEIPLMDESNGNLGRTKCNIVPPGWYSVYVTNNIVFRNSSSAKKSLESLEKMKINKDVPAERCSDISKIVRDTNLQVVVERLEDTMNFARKTNSSLLETYKISQKLKENVYEQFMNAAARRVLPFNLSEMGCTGQSFLPRSPVLSSSKIKALCVTTKKQEMVIDQEISDSLLKSLTFDSSSSASNNGDSHTTSEAVEISSPLNYSSPIKLMFVSEVNSSEGVKYTLTSAAASSKGSTDICLFQGHANTLLDKKATGALSHAICVKDCDYSENDTKEESSCVYAEAITSSCPVGQANLNDAKQNDKVAEKSSSSESVLKRKPGRPKKIGPQVVKQVKRPIGRPPKPKIDVTESTEPRPELSSDSRGTKSAAAVMEEVNSNKNITVTVVFGRSRRTKRHVSEGNLNVISILPTQRLDSSFANDHSKAKHSAETENALTEIVRALQNSSTENKVCGYDYVRPIKSNLASPHPCSNIIQPIKKPLTTIRKPGRPAKVKISGISVTVNRVSPQERKVSISNCLPPLQQQNVLEKNVPQERKNQLCNNIGQVKSMRKDSREDGSNNVITTVSRKREIPLRHSARDRKPSLHFLHSLASSSAFTCRSALLHKSYKLHLKKAKDRKEKHRQSSQSTASKDTSELRNSGNTKKGLKDGEFGPINEVSLDPIFSSNPSLRWWPISTSSDTLLEELNNRFEQITNTWLRVGGNEFDKCVCEKRDPTEQDCSTEMSNPLDSCLVELETSPIRMLFQKKCNMNELCTWFMQTTETQSLSLVRKANARNPLEVVSTREIKMETKQPDLSTCPFRKHFKKFALSSPSKPAGKLQILHNMVRSPVLSMKSNFTLARLKRNEFKKLQHDRWGQTKKLYSQPPGGWKSKKKNLQFFCQSQLFKSTSGETNDEMPKLQEKNTVEIQPTQTLVESQSSLLPTENEARDAFVQQMMGSSDFNPHPGLTNILKSHAETNGTICCQQNVRKEQSQDKLFENTWKTKTFKDCRIFLRKINHIEQHNSFKLNNVIYSAEAVENKSTQTYMEEKRHPLLRSHSTKQNALKKQENEMETSKGSNSSKVTERLDNQFHSRKLSSVNHDDNPSGSSEVLIRINKRKTPQWETTDTNIRKKHKRQSCSSGQMATYYPKYQVGKFLFPPSS; from the coding sequence ttcaaGCTCAACAGCTGATGCAAATTCAGAGGAAACAGCTaatttggaaaaaggaaaatcaacaCTAAACAAAGTTTTGGAGTCTTTTTGTTCATATCACTGGCAACAGACTTTGGCTatgttaaaatttttaatacaaGATGAAAATGTTCCTATAGTTTGCAGTTGCAAGCAAACACATTTGGTCCACTCTGAAACTCCCAATTCCCTTACTGAAGAGGAtgttcacatttcattttgcaattGCAATGGACATATGCTAACAAAAAGGTGCTGTTTACAAAATCAACAACCAAACACTTGTTTACCACCTCTGTCTGTCTGTATTAAAGATTTCCATTCTTTGTCATGCCAAGCTGTAGCAATGGGATGTATTAAGACAATGATGAACAAAGCATGTAGTTCTCATAAGTATTGTGctgaacaaatgcaaaattGTAACAGGCattctgtgaaagcagcagcatgtaCATACTCAACTAAGGACTGTGATCTCTtgaacagcattaaaaattcaaatagaTCCCGCAGCCCATCACCGCCTCCGCTATCGCCTGTACAGAGTAAAGAATTTGAATCTTTGGAAGGATCTGTTATAGATTTTCCAACTTTAGACAATGACAAACTTGAAATATCCATCAACCAGCCTCCATCCCTCTTGCCAGCGGAAGGAAACGCAGGAGAATTTGAATATGAAGGTAGAAcatgcagaggaaaagagacCAAATATTCAGATGGAATGTTGCTAGCAACAGACCAAGAAAGCAACAATTACTATGTAACTTCTGAGAAGGCTGAGAAAGGTGAACATTCTTACATTTTTCAAGATTTAATGGATCGTAttaatgaaaagttaaaatcaATAGACACTACAGATATAGCAACAAATCTTCTAAAACTTTCTAGCAGTGACAGGGCACCAGAAAATGATGTCAAATTAGGAGACTTCATAACATCTCTCTTGCATAATGCTAAGGCAAGTGATTACAGCTTTATGGAATTACTTCGCCAACATgataaacaaatggaaaataaaattatccaAACAAGATTTCGCAAGCGTCAGGAAACTTTATGTGCAATGTATAATTCTCCTGATTCACCATTCATTCGGCGACAATCTTTGCAAATCAAGAGGGAGCTTGCAAGCCTTGATGAAActcttgtaagaaaaaaatcaatttctgagagaaatgcaaagaaatctACAAAAAAATTGGACAAAATATATCCAAATAAAAGACAAAGTTTTACGGTCGTAGAAGATGACACTTTGCAACATTTTGAAAGTAATCCATATGTGAATTGCCAAACCAAACCAATGTGCTTTCCAGTTCACCAAACAGAGTCTTTCGAACTACCTCTTACTAATTTTCAAACCAGCTCCAGCTTTTTagttctttcagaaaacagtgctgTTGCAGCCAGCCAGGTAAAACTTGCAAACACACAAGGAGATTATGCAACCTTAAAAGAGACTGATGAGATTCCTTTAATGGACGAAAGTAATGGAAACTTGGGAAGAACTAAATGTAACATTGTGCCCCCTGGATGGTACTCTGTGTATGTAACGAACAATATTGTGTTTAGGAACTCATCCAGTGCAAAAAAGTCTTTagaaagtttggaaaaaatgaaaataaataaagatgtTCCTGCTGAAAGATGCAGTGACATAAGCAAAATTGTGAGAGACACAAATCTGCAAGTTGTTGTAGAGCGTTTAGAAGATACAATGAACTTTGCTAGAAAGACTAACAGCTCATTGTTGGAAACTTACAAAATCagccaaaaattaaaagagaatgTTTATGAACAGTTTATGAATGCAGCTGCTAGAAGAGTCTTACCTTTCAATCTGAGTGAAATGGGATGCACAGGACAAAGTTTCCTTCCACGTTCACCTGTACTAAGCAGCAGTAAAATCAAAGCTCTGTGTGTgacaacaaagaaacaagaaatggTTATAGATCAAGAAATTAGTGATAGCCTTTTGAAATCTCTGACCTTTGATTCATCCAGTTCAGCTTCCAATAATGGGGACTCGCATACAACTTCTGAAGCTGTGGAGATCTCATCTCCCTTAAACTACTCTAGTCCTATTAAGCTTATGTTTGTCTCGGAGGTTAATAGTAGTGAAGGAGTCAAATATACTTTGACATCTGCAGCTGCATCTTCTAAAGGAAGCACAgatatttgtttgtttcagggGCATGCAAACACATTGTTAGACAAAAAGGCCACAGGAGCTCTTTCTCATGCAATCTGTGTCAAGGATTGTGATTACAGTGAAAATGATACCAAGGAGGAGTCAAGCTGTGTTTATGCAGAAGCAATTACAAGTTCTTGTCCAGTTGGTCAAGCTAATTTAAATGATGCGAAACAGAATGACAAAGTTGCGGAGAAATCAAGCAGCAGtgaatcagttttaaaaagaaaacctggtAGACCAAAGAAAATAGGTCCTCAAGTTGTTAAGCAGGTTAAGAGACCTATTGGACGgcctccaaaaccaaaaatagaCGTAACTGAAAGCACAGAACCTAGACCTGAACTTAGCAGTGATAGTCGAGGTACCAAATCTGCTGCAGCAGTAATGGAAGAAGTtaatagcaacaaaaacattACTGTGACAGTTGTTTTTGGAAGGTCAAGAAGGACAAAGAGACATGTTTCTGAAGGTAATCTAAATGTAATCAGCATTCTGCCCACACAGCGCCTTGATTCTAGTTTTGCCAATGACCACAGTAAAGCAAAGCATAgtgcagaaactgaaaatgctttgaCTGAAATAGTAAGAGCCTTACAGAATTCTTCTACTGAAAACAAAGTCTGTGGTTATGACTATGTCAGACCTATCAAGAGTAACCTAGCGTCACCGCATCCTTGCAGCAATATTATACAGCCAATTAAGAAACCATTAACCACCATTCGAAAACCCGGTAGGccagcaaaagtaaaaatctcTGGCATATCAGTAACTGTTAATAGGGTTTCacctcaggaaagaaaagtgagTATTAGCAACTGTTTGCCTCCTTTGCAACAGcagaatgtgttggaaaaaaacgtaccacaggagagaaaaaatcaACTGTGCAATAACATAGGTCAAGTAAAGAGCATGCGGAAAGATTCTAGAGAGGATGGATCAAACAATGTTATCACAACAGTGTCAAGAAAACGTGAAATTCCATTGAGACATTCTGCTAGAGACAGAAAACCCTCGCTGCATTTTTTACATTCATTAGCATCTTCTAGTGCATTTACTTGTAGAAGTGCCTTACTACATAAATCTTACAAACTCCATTTGAAAAAAGCTAAAGATCGAAAGGAAAAACACAGGCAATCAAGTCAGAGCACAGCATCCAAAGATACCTCAGAACTGAGAAATTCAGGAAATACAAAAAAGGGTCTTAAGGATGGTGAATTTGGGCCCATTAATGAAGTATCATTGGATCCCATTTTTTCATCGAATCCCTCTCTCAGGTGGTGGCCTATTTCCACTTCAAGTGACACTTTGTTGGAAGAACTAAATAATAGATTTGAACAGATAACTAATACCTGGTTGCGAGTGGGGGGAAATGAGTTTGATAAATGTGTATGTGAAAAAAGGGATCCCACTGAACAAGACTGTAGTACTGAAATGTCAAATCCTTTAGACTCCTGCCTTGTAGAACTTGAAACATCACCTATAAGaatgctttttcagaaaaagtgtAATATGAATGAACTCTGCACCTGGTTTATGCAAACTACAGAAACACAGTCTCTCTCTCTAGTGAGGAAGGCGAATGCCCGCAATCCTTTAGAAGTAGTTAGTACTAGAGAGATAAAGATGGAAACTAAACAACCTGATCTTAGTACTTGCCCTTTCagaaagcactttaaaaagtttGCACTATCCTCTCCTTCTAAACCAGCAGGGAAATTACAAATATTACATAACATGGTGAGGTCTCCAGTCTTGAGcatgaaaagtaatttcacGTTAGccagattaaaaagaaatgaatttAAGAAGTTACAGCATGATAGGTGGggacaaacaaaaaagctctATAGTCAGCCTCCTGGAGGCTGgaaatcaaaaaagaaaaatttacagTTCTTTTGCCAAAGCCAGTTGTTTAAAAGTACAAGTGGGGAAACCAATGATGAAATGCCCaagctccaggaaaaaaatacagtagaaatCCAGCCCACTCAGACTTTGGTTGAGTCTCAGAGTAGCCTCTTGCCAACTGAAAATGAAGCCAGAGATGCATTTGTTCAACAGATGATGGGATCTTCTGACTTTAACCCACATCCTGGTTTAACAAATATACTTAAGTCACATGCAGAGACAAATGGAACAATTTGCTGCCAACAAAATGTTAGAAAAGAACAAAGCCAAGAtaaactgtttgaaaatacttggaaaaccaaaacctttaAAGATTGTAggatatttctgagaaaaatcaACCATATTGAGCAGCACAATTCATTTAAGTTAAATAATGTCATTTATTCTGCTGAAGctgttgaaaataaaagcactcAGACctatatggaagaaaaaagacatcCTCTTTTAAGGTCCCATTCTACTAAGCAAAATGcattaaagaaacaagaaaatgaaatggaaacatCTAAAGGATCTAATTCTTCTAAAGTGACTGAAAGGCTGGATAACCAgtttcacagcagaaaattaagTAGTGTAAACCATGATGATAATCCTTCTGGTAGTTCTGAAGTTCTTATcagaataaacaaaagaaaaactccaCAATGGGAGACCACTGATacaaatataagaaaaaagcaTAAGAGACAGTCATGCAGTAGTGGACAAATGGCAACTTATTACCCAAAGTACCAAGTAGGTAAGTTCCTGTTCCCCCCTTCATCCTAA